GAGGCCCTCTCTCTGGGCGGAACCCATGATCATGGCGACCCTGCGTCTCTCTCCGCGATGGGTTTCGATAACCAACAAATCAGTAGTGAAGTCTGCATCTAACTCGAAGGTAGCTCCGTCACAACCGACCGTCATGCGGAAGTGATACCTTTCGAGGTCTCCCGCTTTTATCATGTGTTAATGATTGAGTCAGTATATATTAATGGACAATTACGAACATGTTACGTTATTCGTAACTGTGTCAAAACCAGGGTTTCTTTTTAAGCAAAATGCGGATTAAACTAGGCGAAAGGTGGATTCCGAACGCTTGAACATGGTTCGGATCACGAAAGGGGTTATTCATCATGGACTCGAGAAGCCCATACTCCCTGCACATCGCTGCCTCACAATCATCAACCATCCTCTCTCAAGAAGAACTAACGATAACGATGTTCAGTACCCTTTGCCATCGACGTTGGGGTAGATTGCATTCTGATCTATCCGATTGAAGTATGTGTCTGGTATCCAGCAGTACTGATATCAATCGTAGTATTCAAAAGTCGCTGGAAAAACGTGCAGAATTCGTAAAAAGTCGCTGGAAAAACGTGCAGAATTCCTAAAAAGTCGCTTGAAAAATGTTTTAGTATCGGAAAGCAGATGTCTGAATGTGTTCAGAAGAAAGATTATCGATGCCCTTTCGGAATGGAAGAATTCCGGACTTTGTAAGAAGAAAGCAGCAATAGTCAAGGGACTCAGGCAGATCGGCAAGACCGTTGCGGTGAAAGAATTCGCCAGAAGCAACTATGATAATGTGGTCTACGTAGACTTTAAAAAGACCACATCTGCCAAAGCCGCTTTCGAAGGAGACATCGATATCGATAGGATAACGATGAGGATTACTGCAGTATTGCCCGATGCTAAATTCGTTCCGGGGCATACCGTGATTATACTTGACGAAATCCAGGAATGCGCAAGAGCACGTTTCAGTATCAAAGCATTCATCGAAGACGGGCGTTATGACCTGATAGCGACGGGTTCCCTCCTGGGAATCAGGGGCTATAACCGCAAAGACCGTGACATACCTGTCGGCTTCGAACACACGATACGCATGTATCCGATGGACTTCGAGGAATTCCTCTGGGCCAAAGGCGTATCACAGCAGATCATAGATTACATCAAAGACTGTTTTTCAGGCAAAAGAACTGTGGACGACCCAATCCACTCAGTCATGAAAAGACACTTTCAGGAATACGTATGCGTCGGAGGAATGCCCTCCGTTGTCAGCACGTTCATCGAGAAGAACGATATGAATACCGTCAGAGCCGAACAGCAGGACCTGATCGAGCAATATCGCGATGATTTCGGAAGATATCTCGATGAGAACGAGAACGAAGTCACAGACACAGAAATGATGGGGTATATCAACCAGGTGTTTGACTCAATACCTGCTCAGCTGAGTAAGGAGAACAAAAAATTCCAATACAGCGTTTTGTCTAAAAACGCCAGGGGCAGAACGTATGCGGGCGCCATACAATGGCTAGCGGATTACGGTCTGATCAACAAATCATATAACCTGTCCTCACTGGAGCTCCCTTTGAACGGAAACAAGGACGATTCCGTATTCAAGATCTACATGGCAGATACTGGACTGTTCGTTTCGATGCTGGATCGCGGAACCTATGCCGATATACTGTCAGGAAACCTGGAGACATACAAAGGGGCTATTTTCGAGAATGTCATCTCAGATATCCTCAGCAAGAATGGGGTAAAACTGTTCTATTACCATAAAGACAGCGGACTCGAGATTGATTTCATCGCAAAACATGACAGGAAAGCCTGCCTGATAGAGGTCAAATCCAACACGGGGAACACAAAATCGGCAAAGACCGTTCTCGGTGACAAAAAGAACTACGACGTCGAACTCTGCTACAAGCTGGGGAACTACAATGTCGGTTTCATGAACGGCATACTCACGCTACCGGATTATATGGCGCCTTTGGTAGCCAAAGAACTTTCTGATGAGTGAAAACGAGATTTGCTGTACGTTGTTTCTGTCAAAGACTGGTTAAATTGTGCAGTTCACGTTCCATGACATCCTCCGCATCCGAAAAACCTGAATACAAGACCAAATTCTGAAGCAGGCCTAACTGTACTCTCCAGGTTATATACTCCCCCAAACGGCTGAAGAGTAACGTGAGCAAAATGATGGCTTACGCAAAGAAGAAACTCAGAAAGCTGAACAGGAAGGGAGGCATCGAAGGCCTCCCGATGGAACTGATGATAATCGTCGTGATTGCCGCTCTGGGAACCGCGGTCCTCGTCGGGTGGATGGGAAACATCGAGACTCCCGAGACCATCGGACAAGTGGACAGTTCCGTGGACCAGATCGTCATGACGACCGACAAGAACACCAACGTCTCCTTCACCATCACCGTGACCGACACCTCCGGAGACGCCATCCCCAACGCCACCGTCGTACTGACCGGATGCAACGTGAGCAAGGGAACTTCCGGTGCAACCGTATATGGAACCACCAACAGTGCCGGACAGGCATCGTTCACAGGCCTCAGCATACAGAAGACCACCTCCGGTGTGGGTTACATCAACGTCAGCGTCTCCGCAGGTGACTACGGAGAAGACTCCTCCCTGAGGATTCCGGTGGTGAGGTGATGGACAGGAAGGGCGTGACGGGATTCCCATGGAGGATATCCCTTGCGTTCCTCCTGGTCGCTCTCTGCGTCCCGCCCCTGGCGGGACTGGCGGAGGGATTCCAAGACACTGCCGACAACAGGGAGATAGATTCCGAAGTCGAACGCATAATCAACAGTGCCAGCACCGTTTATTTCGGCGGTGCGGGCACTTCCCTTTCTTTGGATCTCTCCATCCTCCCCGGTTACGAGATCACCCTCGGCGGGGAGGGTGCGGAGGCTTATTGCATCAAGATCACCGATCCCAACGGAACGGAGACCAGGACCTTCATGGAACATCCTGCCGCCAGGTTCCTGAACTCAGTGACCCTTTCGGGACCCTGCACCTTGGAACTCGTCTGTCATGATGAACCGGCATACGGGATAACGGCGGTGTGCCCATGATGGGCTTCACCCTTTCCAGGATCGCCCTTTTCGCCTGCGGTGCGATACTGATGGCGGCGGTGGCAGTCCCGATATCAGAGATGTACCAAGACCGCGGGAACGACAGTATTGAGAAGGTTGCGGAGGCGGATGCGATGTTCGTCGATGCCCTCTGGGATATCGATATGGACGAGACCGCTTTGAGGGGCGATATCCTGCTCCCCTCACCCGCTTACGGACTTATCATCGATGGTTATTTCCTGACCATCAGCGACGACGACGGCAACAGTTACGTGTCATCGCTCAAACACCGTACCGACAGGATAGAATTGGGTTACGGGGATTCTGTGAATGTCTGCAGATACGGCGATAAACTGATGCTCTGCAGCAATGTGCCAGACGATGAACCTGTGACAGAAACGGATCCCTTGGAAGATTGGGATACCGCACCTCCTGAAGAACCTTCGGCAGGGAATTCGTATACAGTCACGAACGAAAGCGGAAACTCGATAACGATCAGCTGCGGACCCGCCTGATCATTCGCCGAAGGTCTCGGAGATCTTGGTAAGTGCAGCTGCGAGACGGTCGATGTCGCTGCGGTTGTTGTAGAGGTAAACGGAAGCCCTGACGCTGCCCTCTACGCCCCTGGCGACAAAGAATGGATGGGCGCAATGCATTCCGGAGCGGACCATGATGCCATCCATGCTGTCAAGCATCATCGCGACGTCGTGGGCACCGAGTCCGTCGATGTTGAATGACATCAGGGAGCACCTCTGCGAAGGGTCCTCGGGACCCACGATGTGGAGTCCTTTGATGTCCTTGGTGACATCGTACATGTATCTCACGAGCTCTGCATCGTGCTTCATGACCTCTTCCATTCCGATGCGGGAGAGGTAATCGATTGCGGCCTTGGTTCCGAAAATACCCGCGTAATCCTGGAGACCTGCCTCGAGACGGTCAGGGACAGGAGCGTAATCGACGTCGGAATAGGTGACAAGACCTACCATGCCTCCGCCGTAACGGCTGGGCCTCAATGCCTCCAGAGACTCCTCGGTACCGTACAGGAATCCCATTCCGGAAGGACCGAGCATCTTGTGGATGGAAGTTGCATAAAAATCGACCCCGCAATCCTTGAGGTCAACCTTGATATGGGGCGCACCCTGGGCTCCGTCGACCATGATCTTCGCTCCGTAATCGTGGGCGATCTCGGCCACATCCTTGATGGGGACGGTACACCCGGTGACATTGCTGCAATGGGTGACGGATACCAGTTTCACGTCCTTGCCCATGGCATTCTTGAAAGCTTCGATGTCGAAGACACCGTCCTGCCCGGACTCGGAACGCCTGAGGTTTATCCCCACTGAGTCCTTAAAGGTCAGCCACGGGACGTAGTTGGAATTGTGCTCCGAATCGGTGGTGACCACGGCATCCCCTTTCTTCAATCCGAAACCGAATGCAACGGTGTTGAGGGCCTCGGTGCTGTTCTTGGTGAACACGAAGGAGTTGGGAGACTCGGCGTTGAAGAATGAAGCTAGTGCTTCCCTGGTCTCGTCCACCCTGATCGACACCTCGTTGGCGAGATGGTGGACGCTCCTTCCTCCGCACACCGGGTACTTCTCGTAGTATTCGGTGACAGCTTCGATGACCGAATCCGGGCGCAGGGACTGACAGGAGCTGTCGAGGTAGACACCCTTGTCTGTCCTCATCGTAGGGAAATCATTGCGCACGGACTCGAAATCCATGCCCGTGTATCGCGCCCTGCTTATAAATGTCTGCGATACAGATTTTTATGAAAATCGCCATGGCAAAGCATGGCAGATGAAGTACACTGCGCACACATACTCGTGAAGACCCAGAAAGACGCCAATCACCTCAAGGAGAGGGTCCTCGCGGGAGAGGATTTCGGTGCTCTTGCCGGAGAATTCTCGTCATGCCCCTCCAGGGAGCACGGCGGGGACCTCGGATGGTTCGGACGCGGTCAGATGGTCAAACCCTTCGAGAACGCAGCTTTCAAAGCGGAACCCGGCGAGGTCTGCGTCTGCCGCACCCAGTTCGGCTGGCATGTGATCAAGGTCCTCGAGAAGAGGTGAACCCTCTGGCGCGGGTACGCCCGCGCACATCCTTTTATTATGGTCGGACTTACCGAACATTAATGTCAATACTCTCAACCGCAGTCGGAAAGGTGGACCTGCAGACCCCCGGAATGGTCGCCTCCGGCATCATGGACGAAACCGGCGCATCCATGGTCAGGATGCTGAAGGCCGGAGCCGGGGCAGTGGTGTCCAAATCCATCGGTTCCGAACCCAAGGCCGGGCATGCGAACCCCTGTTTCACCGAGGTGAAGGGAGGTCTTGTCAACGCCATGGGGCTCCCGGGACCCGGAATCGAGCTCTTCGCCGAGGAGATGGCCGAGGCCGTCCCCCACGGCAACATCGTCGGATCCGTCGCCGGAGGAAATGCCGACGAGTTCGCCATGCTCGCAGGAAAGATGGAGGATTACAAAGCCTGCGCAGTGGAACTCAACCTCTCCTGTCCCCACGCCAAGGGTTACGGTATGGAGATCGGAACCGACCCCGCACTCGTGAAAAGCATTGTGGAAGCAGTGAAGTCGGCTGTGAACATCCCCGTTTGGGTAAAACTCACCCCCAACACCCACATCCTGCAGCAGATCGCACTCGCCGCCCAGGACGGAGGCGCCGATGCCATTGTGGCCATCAACACCCTGAAGGCCATGGTCATCTCCCCCGAGTTCGCCAAACCCTTCCTGAGCAACAAGTTCGGCGGACTATCCGGTCCTGCCGTGAAACCTGTCGGAGTAAGGGCGATCTACGACCTGAAGAGTGTTGTTTCCATCCCTCTCGTGGGAGTTGGAGGAATCACCGACTGGAGGGATGCAGCGGAATACATCATGGCCGGTGCCGATGCTTTCCAAATCGGAAGTGCGGTCCTGACCGACGGACCCGAGGTATTCGGGAAGGTCAACGACGGACTCGAGAAGTTCATGAAGGAATACGGATACGGTTCCATCAAATCCATGGTAGGTGCGGCACATGAGTGATTACGTCAAAATCCTGAAGACCACCGAGAACAACTACGACACCAAGACCTTCGAGTTCGAACTTGATGCCGAAGCGAAACCCGGACAGTTCGTCATGGTCTGGTGCCCCGGCATGGAGGAGATCCCCATGTCACTGTCTTCCACTGGGAAAATTAAATCGATCAGCGTCAAGAGGATCGGTCCCGACACCGAGAGGCTCCACCAGCTGAAGGAAGGCGATGTCATCGGAGTGCGCGGACCCTACGGTAACGGATACGACCTCACTCCCGGCAGGGAATACCTCATCATCGGAGGAGGTATCGGTACAGCATCCATCATGCCCGCTGTAGAGGCAACCGGTGCGGACACCATCATCGGAGCCCGTTCCGAGAGGGACATCGTCCTGAGGGACAGGGCCGAGAAGGCCGCCAAGAACGTCTGGTACTCCACCGACGACGGTTCCTTCGGCTTCCACGGCAACGCCGTGCAGCTGATGAAGGAGAAATACGCCGAGAAGAAGTACGACTGCATCGTAGCCTGCGGACCCGAGGTGATGCTCTACTTCCTCTACAAGGCATGCCAGGAGCTGGGCGTAGAATGCCAGCTGTCCCTGGAGAGGCACATGAAGTGCGGTGCCGGAGTCTGCGGATGCTGCGTCATGGACGGACAGAGGGTCTGCAAGGACGGTCCCGTGTTCACCTCCGCTCAGATCGCCGAGATGAAGGATTTCGGCGTCCAGAAGAGGGACGAGTGCGGACGCGTCGTGAAATTCAGGAAGTGATTGACTGGCGGCTCCCGAAGGATACATACAGGTGGCTCACGGGAGCCTCACGGTCAACGTTCCCCGCAATCTTTTCAAGGGGAACGAGTGTACGTACGACAGTGCCAGGCAGGCCGAATTCAGCAGGCTGCTAAGGTCGAGGTACCCATGGCTTACCGAGGGTTCCCTGGAAGTATTCTACCGCACCGCACAGCGCAAGATGCTCTCGGTGAAGGACGAGGAGACCTGCGGCCGCAACGGCAGCATGATCCTCGAGAAGAAAGGGGATTTGGAAGGCGCGATCAGGCACCTGAAGGAATTCCTCGAATATGACCCAGACGATGCAGATTCGTGGCTTGCTCTTGGTAATCTTCTCTGTAAAGCGGGCCGCACCGAAGAGGGTTACAAGGCCATCAACAAGGCCCGTTCACTTTTCTGAACAAGATATGATACTGGCCTCTGCGAAAGGGTTTAATAAGGCGTACCTTTAATCCCGTATGCTAGGTCGGGGTATCACAGCGGCTATGAGCGGGACTGCAGATCCTGATATGGGGGTTCGACTCCCTCCCCCGACTCCAGCGTTCTTCTGAATTGGTTGGATTGTCTGCATTTTGTCGTGATTGTTGACTTATACCAGAGGGGCGATGATAAGCTATGTTCTGTCCCGAGTGCGGCAGGGAGGTTTCTGCAGAGGATTCGTTCTGCGTAAACTGCGGATGCTATATCCGTCCCTCCCTCCTGCAGACCGGGACTTCGGTCACATACACCCCTGACGAACAGCAGACCGGCACCTACACCGATCCGTACGTCTATCAGGAACCGTACGTCGAACCCAAGCGTTCCAAAGGACCGGCCGTTGCGATGGTGCTGGTGGTTGCGATAATCATTATCTCCGCCGCGTTGGTCCTGCCGATGGTTCAGACCAGCATCCACGGTTCCTTGTATGGTAAGAGTTTCAATTCGGGTGTTTCA
The sequence above is a segment of the methanogenic archaeon ISO4-H5 genome. Coding sequences within it:
- a CDS encoding ATP/GTP-binding protein; translation: MFRRKIIDALSEWKNSGLCKKKAAIVKGLRQIGKTVAVKEFARSNYDNVVYVDFKKTTSAKAAFEGDIDIDRITMRITAVLPDAKFVPGHTVIILDEIQECARARFSIKAFIEDGRYDLIATGSLLGIRGYNRKDRDIPVGFEHTIRMYPMDFEEFLWAKGVSQQIIDYIKDCFSGKRTVDDPIHSVMKRHFQEYVCVGGMPSVVSTFIEKNDMNTVRAEQQDLIEQYRDDFGRYLDENENEVTDTEMMGYINQVFDSIPAQLSKENKKFQYSVLSKNARGRTYAGAIQWLADYGLINKSYNLSSLELPLNGNKDDSVFKIYMADTGLFVSMLDRGTYADILSGNLETYKGAIFENVISDILSKNGVKLFYYHKDSGLEIDFIAKHDRKACLIEVKSNTGNTKSAKTVLGDKKNYDVELCYKLGNYNVGFMNGILTLPDYMAPLVAKELSDE
- a CDS encoding transmembrane protein, which encodes MMAYAKKKLRKLNRKGGIEGLPMELMIIVVIAALGTAVLVGWMGNIETPETIGQVDSSVDQIVMTTDKNTNVSFTITVTDTSGDAIPNATVVLTGCNVSKGTSGATVYGTTNSAGQASFTGLSIQKTTSGVGYINVSVSAGDYGEDSSLRIPVVR
- a CDS encoding transmembrane protein; the protein is MDRKGVTGFPWRISLAFLLVALCVPPLAGLAEGFQDTADNREIDSEVERIINSASTVYFGGAGTSLSLDLSILPGYEITLGGEGAEAYCIKITDPNGTETRTFMEHPAARFLNSVTLSGPCTLELVCHDEPAYGITAVCP
- a CDS encoding transmembrane protein, with the translated sequence MMGFTLSRIALFACGAILMAAVAVPISEMYQDRGNDSIEKVAEADAMFVDALWDIDMDETALRGDILLPSPAYGLIIDGYFLTISDDDGNSYVSSLKHRTDRIELGYGDSVNVCRYGDKLMLCSNVPDDEPVTETDPLEDWDTAPPEEPSAGNSYTVTNESGNSITISCGPA
- a CDS encoding cysteine desulfurase SufS subfamily SufS; this translates as MDFESVRNDFPTMRTDKGVYLDSSCQSLRPDSVIEAVTEYYEKYPVCGGRSVHHLANEVSIRVDETREALASFFNAESPNSFVFTKNSTEALNTVAFGFGLKKGDAVVTTDSEHNSNYVPWLTFKDSVGINLRRSESGQDGVFDIEAFKNAMGKDVKLVSVTHCSNVTGCTVPIKDVAEIAHDYGAKIMVDGAQGAPHIKVDLKDCGVDFYATSIHKMLGPSGMGFLYGTEESLEALRPSRYGGGMVGLVTYSDVDYAPVPDRLEAGLQDYAGIFGTKAAIDYLSRIGMEEVMKHDAELVRYMYDVTKDIKGLHIVGPEDPSQRCSLMSFNIDGLGAHDVAMMLDSMDGIMVRSGMHCAHPFFVARGVEGSVRASVYLYNNRSDIDRLAAALTKISETFGE
- a CDS encoding peptidyl-prolyl cis-trans isomerase, whose protein sequence is MADEVHCAHILVKTQKDANHLKERVLAGEDFGALAGEFSSCPSREHGGDLGWFGRGQMVKPFENAAFKAEPGEVCVCRTQFGWHVIKVLEKR
- a CDS encoding dihydroorotate dehydrogenase PyrD; translated protein: MSILSTAVGKVDLQTPGMVASGIMDETGASMVRMLKAGAGAVVSKSIGSEPKAGHANPCFTEVKGGLVNAMGLPGPGIELFAEEMAEAVPHGNIVGSVAGGNADEFAMLAGKMEDYKACAVELNLSCPHAKGYGMEIGTDPALVKSIVEAVKSAVNIPVWVKLTPNTHILQQIALAAQDGGADAIVAINTLKAMVISPEFAKPFLSNKFGGLSGPAVKPVGVRAIYDLKSVVSIPLVGVGGITDWRDAAEYIMAGADAFQIGSAVLTDGPEVFGKVNDGLEKFMKEYGYGSIKSMVGAAHE
- a CDS encoding dihydroorotate dehydrogenase electron transfer subunit PyrK yields the protein MSDYVKILKTTENNYDTKTFEFELDAEAKPGQFVMVWCPGMEEIPMSLSSTGKIKSISVKRIGPDTERLHQLKEGDVIGVRGPYGNGYDLTPGREYLIIGGGIGTASIMPAVEATGADTIIGARSERDIVLRDRAEKAAKNVWYSTDDGSFGFHGNAVQLMKEKYAEKKYDCIVACGPEVMLYFLYKACQELGVECQLSLERHMKCGAGVCGCCVMDGQRVCKDGPVFTSAQIAEMKDFGVQKRDECGRVVKFRK